One window from the genome of Natrialba magadii ATCC 43099 encodes:
- a CDS encoding response regulator — MPSHSVLLVEDSEFITEHVSTALESAHGFDVDAVTTGEATRATLADEAQSFDCIVSSYELPDETGIDLAASLEEESVPFVLFTGNPLEPLVDEALSAGVSAFVSKSTHATGEMNVFANRIRLAIEAHGN, encoded by the coding sequence ATGCCATCTCACAGCGTTCTCCTCGTCGAAGACAGCGAGTTCATCACCGAACACGTCAGCACGGCGCTTGAATCTGCACACGGATTCGACGTCGACGCCGTGACGACCGGCGAGGCGACGCGAGCGACACTCGCGGACGAAGCACAGTCGTTCGACTGCATCGTCTCGAGCTACGAACTGCCCGACGAGACGGGGATCGACCTGGCAGCCTCTCTGGAGGAGGAGTCGGTGCCGTTCGTGCTGTTTACGGGGAACCCACTCGAGCCGCTGGTCGACGAAGCGCTGTCGGCCGGCGTCTCGGCGTTCGTCAGCAAGAGCACGCACGCGACGGGTGAGATGAACGTGTTCGCAAACCGGATTCGACTGGCGATCGAGGCCCACGGCAACTGA
- a CDS encoding DEAD/DEAH box helicase yields the protein MTEGDVAAFSQLGTMVRGALSERGFSTPTAPQRLAIPPLAAGENTLVIAPTGSGKTETAMLPVFDDLVDERPEGFGALYITPLRALNRDMLDRLEWWGDFLDLEVDVRHGDTTDYQRSKQAEDPPDVLITTPETVQAMLTGDRLRDALADLSHVVIDEVHELAASKRGAQLSIGLERLRDLSGGFQRIGLSATVGDPSEVGQFLTGGRRCEIREIDVGSNVDVTVRQPEIRPEDEQLAGQLMTEADTASHVRLIRDLVEEHESTLIFVNTRQTAEALGSRFTELDLPIGVHHGSLSKEARIDVEDRFKAGDLDGLLCTSSMELGIDVGRVDHVIQYKSPRQVARLLQRIGRAGHRRDEVSIGTIVTTRPDDTFEALSIARRARDGEVEPARIHEGSLDVVANQIPGLVHSRGSVHVRDAYETISRAYPFRDLELETFREVLGELHRNRIVWFDEGEDRIETSGGTWQYVYANLSMIPDEETYEVHDIASSSQIGTLDERFVVNFAQPGEVFIQRGEMWRIAEIDDDESRVKVSPIEDPAGEVPSWIGQEIPVPAAVAQEVGEIRAVAEPQLEAGADARAVGRELSGRYPGDEYTLTEACTQLERQVDADADTDAADTSPMPMPTADRIVLERQGRTIVLNACYGHMANETLGRLLSSLLGQRAGSSVGLETDPYRIELEVPTSVATSDVLEVIEETDPDHVQAIIELGLKNSDALAFRLAQVSAKFGALKRWQGQGSGRLSNDRLLAALEDTPMYEEAIREVFHEDLDVERAAAVLEGLQSGEIELVTHRGRTPVGQGGRSSGGKELLAPENADAGVIETVKERLQDDRVILLCTHCTEWKARTKVKRVQEQPKCPECGSTRIASLNPWADEVVQAVRAAEKDDEQEQMTERAFRAASLVQSHGKQAVIAMAARGVGPHNAAQIINKLREDETEFYRDILSKEREYARTQAFWD from the coding sequence ATGACTGAGGGGGACGTCGCGGCCTTTTCCCAGCTCGGTACGATGGTTCGCGGGGCGCTCTCCGAGCGCGGGTTCTCGACGCCAACGGCACCACAACGGCTTGCGATTCCGCCGCTCGCCGCCGGCGAGAACACGCTCGTCATTGCCCCCACCGGGAGTGGCAAGACCGAGACCGCCATGCTCCCCGTCTTCGACGACCTCGTCGACGAGCGCCCAGAAGGGTTCGGTGCGCTCTACATCACCCCACTTCGGGCGCTCAACCGCGACATGCTCGACCGACTCGAGTGGTGGGGCGACTTTCTCGACCTCGAGGTCGACGTTCGCCACGGCGACACGACGGACTACCAGCGCAGCAAGCAGGCCGAGGACCCGCCTGACGTGCTCATTACGACGCCCGAAACCGTCCAGGCGATGCTCACCGGTGACCGCCTCCGCGACGCGCTCGCGGACCTCTCACATGTCGTCATCGACGAGGTGCACGAACTCGCGGCCTCAAAGCGCGGCGCGCAGCTTTCGATCGGGCTCGAGCGCCTCCGCGATCTGTCCGGTGGCTTCCAGCGGATCGGGCTCTCCGCGACGGTCGGCGATCCGAGTGAGGTCGGCCAGTTCCTCACCGGCGGTCGGCGCTGTGAAATCCGCGAAATCGACGTCGGGAGCAACGTTGACGTGACCGTTCGCCAGCCCGAGATCCGGCCAGAAGACGAGCAACTCGCCGGCCAACTGATGACCGAGGCCGACACGGCGAGCCACGTCCGACTGATTCGGGACCTCGTCGAGGAACACGAATCCACGCTCATCTTCGTCAATACGCGCCAGACAGCAGAAGCACTGGGATCGCGGTTCACCGAGCTCGACCTCCCCATCGGCGTCCACCACGGCTCGCTCTCAAAAGAAGCCCGAATCGACGTCGAGGATCGGTTCAAGGCGGGCGACCTCGACGGCCTGCTCTGTACGTCCTCGATGGAGCTCGGAATCGACGTCGGCCGGGTCGATCACGTAATCCAGTACAAGAGCCCCCGGCAGGTCGCTCGCCTGCTCCAGCGGATCGGCCGCGCGGGCCACCGACGGGACGAGGTCTCGATTGGGACCATCGTCACGACCCGACCGGACGACACTTTCGAGGCGCTGTCGATCGCCCGCCGCGCTCGCGACGGGGAGGTCGAACCGGCCCGAATCCACGAGGGGAGCCTCGACGTGGTCGCAAATCAGATTCCGGGACTCGTCCACAGCCGCGGCTCAGTGCACGTTCGGGACGCCTACGAGACGATCAGCCGGGCGTATCCGTTCCGTGACCTCGAACTGGAGACGTTCCGCGAAGTTCTCGGCGAACTCCACCGCAATCGAATCGTCTGGTTCGACGAGGGCGAAGACCGCATCGAGACCTCAGGCGGCACCTGGCAGTACGTCTACGCCAACCTCTCGATGATCCCCGACGAGGAGACCTACGAGGTCCACGACATCGCCTCGAGTTCCCAGATTGGAACCTTAGACGAGCGATTCGTCGTCAACTTCGCCCAGCCCGGCGAGGTGTTCATCCAGCGCGGCGAGATGTGGCGTATCGCCGAAATCGACGACGACGAGAGCCGCGTGAAGGTCAGCCCAATCGAGGACCCCGCCGGCGAAGTCCCCTCCTGGATCGGCCAGGAGATTCCGGTCCCCGCGGCGGTCGCACAGGAGGTCGGCGAGATCCGCGCCGTCGCCGAGCCACAACTCGAGGCGGGTGCCGACGCACGCGCCGTCGGTCGCGAACTCTCGGGCCGCTACCCCGGCGACGAGTACACCCTGACCGAGGCCTGCACACAACTCGAACGACAGGTCGATGCTGACGCCGACACCGACGCCGCGGACACCTCGCCGATGCCCATGCCCACCGCAGACCGAATCGTCCTCGAACGACAGGGCAGAACCATCGTTCTCAACGCCTGCTACGGCCACATGGCAAACGAGACGCTCGGTCGCCTCCTCTCGTCGCTGCTCGGCCAGCGTGCCGGCTCCTCGGTCGGCCTCGAGACGGACCCGTACCGGATCGAACTCGAGGTTCCCACGTCGGTCGCGACGAGCGACGTCCTCGAAGTGATCGAAGAGACGGATCCCGACCACGTCCAGGCGATCATCGAACTCGGCCTCAAGAACTCCGACGCGCTCGCCTTCCGCCTGGCGCAGGTCTCGGCCAAGTTCGGCGCGCTCAAGCGCTGGCAAGGTCAGGGTTCGGGCCGGCTTTCGAACGACCGACTGCTCGCCGCACTCGAGGACACCCCGATGTACGAGGAGGCGATTCGGGAGGTGTTCCACGAGGATCTGGATGTCGAGCGAGCGGCAGCAGTGTTAGAAGGGCTGCAGTCGGGCGAGATCGAACTCGTTACTCACCGCGGACGGACACCGGTTGGACAGGGCGGTCGCTCCAGCGGCGGAAAGGAACTGCTCGCGCCGGAGAACGCCGACGCGGGCGTGATCGAGACGGTCAAGGAACGCCTGCAGGACGACCGCGTCATCCTGCTGTGTACCCACTGCACGGAGTGGAAGGCCCGGACGAAAGTAAAGCGCGTCCAGGAGCAGCCGAAGTGCCCCGAGTGTGGCTCGACTCGCATCGCCTCGCTGAACCCGTGGGCCGACGAGGTCGTCCAGGCGGTCCGTGCCGCCGAAAAGGACGACGAACAGGAGCAGATGACCGAACGCGCGTTTCGGGCCGCAAGTCTCGTCCAGAGCCACGGCAAGCAGGCTGTGATCGCGATGGCAGCCCGTGGCGTCGGCCCGCACAACGCCGCCCAGATCATCAACAAGCTTCGAGAGGACGAAACCGAGTTTTACCGGGACATTCTCTCGAAGGAGCGAGAGTACGCTCGGACGCAGGCGTTCTGGGACTGA